CCAGCTCTTGACACTTGCTGTGATCCTTTGCAAGAATTTCTCAATAAGACTGAGGATTTCTACCCTTGTGTCCACCAGCTGCAAATCAAAATGCATGGGTTTATACAAGTTTAAAGGCCAGCGATGTTCCATCATGAAATTGGTGCATATCTGGATCCATAAGCATACCTTGTCACATGCCAGAGATTTTTTTAGGAAAGTGAGCAATCCCTCTTCTTTTGAAAGCAACAGGGATGTCTGTAAAGCTTAGAAGGAAAATACGTTGCATAAGTAATGTACCCGATATTCTTTCCAAAATAAGCAATCAGCTGAAGAACATGCCCGAGGCCATGTGACGCAAGAATCAAGTGGATCAACTCATGCTTTGTTTACGTTCTGGACAAATGAATGACACGCAGCGTGGCGCTGTTCACATATGACAGGGCAGTGTTATCGTTGTAAATTAACACATGAAACTGTATTGAAGTGAAAAAGTTccgaaaaatatatattgtattGCCTGATTAGTTCCATTTAGCTAACCATTAGAGTTGTTATCGGTCAGCTATCGTTAGCACGAAGCACTGGTTAGTCACCTTATTTGGCAAGTGGCTATTTTCTGGTACTCAAGATATACATCTTGCAAACTGCTATAATATTACTTATTTTAACACGCAAGATAGACAGGTAACAGTCAAACAGCTAGGCTAGGTCCCGCGCGCGGGGTAAGGCTGAAATCTTACCAAGTTCATTCTCGCTTTGTGTTAACATGCATTCCTGCCCCAAATCCCCGATAATATCATGGCATTTCAAAGCTGCATTTCTAGAGTCACTATCAGAGAGAGAAGCATAAAGCTTCAAAAGAAGCCCATGGACTCCTCCAACAACGTTCGTGTCGTCGCTTGACGACATGTTTGCAAACTCCAGACTGTGGACCATGCCCACATCTGAGTCCCTGTCCTTCTTCcgtgttttcttcttcttcggcGGTGTTTAACTGCAGATGGCATCCAATGTTGTTGCCACCGGATGTAGTATGCCATCAGTCCATCTCTACTTTTCACTTTGCAATCTGATCTCTTTTTCTCACATCTCCCTTTCTTCCtgcctctttctgtcactctatGATATTTTAatcacacatcaacacaaacaGGCAAAGAAAGACCAACACCTATAAATCTCTTCAAACCTTCCCACAAGGCACATTTCTGGGGTATAAAGTACACCTAAATAGAGCAAGTCACCTTTGACCTTTGCATGAGCGTCCATATCACTATCGCAATAGCCTACTGAAAGGAGGTGCATCTCAtataagactttatttacatagcacatttcatacaagaattgcagctcaatgtgcttttatacatacatgttttgTTTGTGGATATCCAGGCTGCAGAATACAGGTGTGTGGTTCACCAGGTTCATCCTAACACTAGTAATTGTGGATCATGGACACTGGTGAGAACATCAGTGTTCTCATATAGACGTAGAACattcaaaacatacacacacacacacaaccctgaaaTGACAAGAGTTGGTCCATCTCACAAGACTCATGTACAGACTGCATCAATCAATTAATCATACAACCAATAAAACAGTCAAGTTAACAACATCCTTCAATCTAAGGAGGCAGTTGGAATGACTTGAAAGACACTGTTGTGTTTTGTTCTTCCCTTGACAACATCTCCAATCAGGCCAAAGACAGAACATTGAGCTGAGCCGATTGGTCAAGCTGGGTCAGGGGCGATTCTACAGGGTCTGTAGAATCTTCTTCTCCAACTCGGCGTAGCGCTTCAACAGTAGCTggaacacctgaaacacacacatctaggattgctggctgtgtgtgtgtgagtgtgagtgtgagcgtGAGtgtgagcgtgagagagagagagagagagagagagagagagagagagagaggagtggacgGTACCTCTTGTGAGCCAGGTGTGGGCGTCACAGCTAGTTTGGGTTCCGGAGCTTTCTGGACCACATCAGAGAACGAAACACCCTGGTCAGCTACcaagcctgaacacacacacacacgcatactccTCAATTTAATGTTTATATGAAATTGAGGAGCCTCCTGATAGATGCATAGGTCAGATCTCACCATGCAGGGCCCTGTATGCAGAACCCAGACAGGAAGAGTTGGCCACATCAATGGTGTAGACTGGTGCACTGAAAACATCTGATAAGACCTGTGGAGGGAGGACAGTAACATACACCAAGggtgggagtgggagagagacagagacagagagagagacagagagagagacagagagacagagagacagagagagagaaatacaaagTGTGTTTGTACACCAAGATACAGTATATGTCCAGATggaaggaagtgacatcactgaCCTGCAGGATATCCTGATTGGAGGAGGCACCTCCCGTGGCCAGAACTCTGGTACCTGGAACTGAGAAAGAGAGTAGTATAAATCCATAGCATTTCTCCACGTGTTTCCGTAGAcagggagaaaagagacagatggagagggggagagacagagagaatagagCAAGGATTGGAGGAAGAGCAGAACTAACTGATCCTGTAGCCCAGTCTCTCAGCATGGAGCCTCTTTGCCAGGAACTGACCCTCCAGGAGAGCTCTGATCTCTGTCTGGGGGGGGAACCCCAGAGCctgcggaggagagagagaggggggggtcacaggCTCTTAACTGACTCGTGAAATATGGTTTGGTCTATTGTCTCCTCATCCTTCCTTAATAACTCctctcccgccccctcccccgccccacctCATTGCCGTCCTTGTCCAGCCTGTGAACTCCCATTGCTGATGGAGTGATCTCCATGGTGTCAAAATAAATCCCTGAAAACAGGCCACACATTCCCCATGTCACACCACTGATCAATCACATTAGACAGCCTGAATGGCAAAACACACGAGCAATATACAGTACACCAAAATGCCATCACCGGTACCTATGTTTCCATGGTTACCCGGAGGCGAGGactgcagggcagaggagaaagCTTCCCATGATCCTCCAGCACACTCGTTTCTGATTCGTTCTCTGGTCAGGGAGCCGTTCTTGAAGCtggaaacagagacacacacacacacaccagcctccacGAGTAACTCCTtggagtgagtatgtgtgtgtgttgtgtgcgtgtgtgtttgtaccatATCAAGGCCATGTAGGCCCGACAGTCTGTAGGGTTGCAGAAGATGTGTCCCTCAATGGTTGGATGAGGTTCTGTGATCCACAGAAACACTGTGTCACTGGTGCCCagactcacctacacacacacacacacatatatatatgtattagaTGGGTAAGAGGACCACTTAAAGGAAAATTACATCACAAAGGGAGCAGCACATAATTGTAAGACCAGACAGGTGGATGTGACTTACAGCAACGTCTCCTTCCTTTAGTCTCATCCCAGCCAGGGATCCTGCACAGGACAGAGCAACAGGAAACAAGACATAAGACAGCTTTCATAGCTTTCATGGGCCGAGACATGACCACACCATGCAGGGCCACAGGGTTACTACCTGGGTTGTCTCCAGTGAAGGCCACCACCCTGCAGTCCTGTGTGAAGCCGTACCGAGACACGTAGTAGGACGAGACCGAGCCCTGaacagagacaacacacacctcagcaaCAACAAGCAACCCTtcaacaccccaccccctcgcccctcccaccccccagccccaggtacCAGAACAGCAGTAGAAGACTGTGGATCTCCCAGCAGGTCATGCAGGCCTGGTGCTACAGCCTCCAGGCAGCGTGGAGCCCAGGTCCTGGTAGTGATGTCCATCAGGTTCATACCGGAACCTGGACACAAAACCCAGTTAGCTGGCCAACTCCACACAGTCGGATCTAATGTGATCTAATCTGATGTCATAGGAGGTTAATCATAGTTATCTGGACTGACCATCACTGTAATCTATTGCAGCATAGGCTCCAAGGAACAGCGATGCAGCAAAGCTACTGACCAATGAAATTCTCTGGAATTATAATGGAGGGAAGAAGACACTTTAGACCGATGAGAGGGGCCCTCATGCATTCTTAATAGATACAATAGTCACAATGTTACCTCGGTGGCCATGTATTGGTCAGTCTTGGTTTTGTGGATCTTGGCAATCTGATTTCCTGTGAAAcgctgtgacagagagagagatgagtgaaCAAGATGATTCTCCAAAACTGTCAATCCAACCCCGATACATTCACATGTTCACATGCTCACTCACTCATGTCTCCATGCATGCCTACCTCATAGGCTCTGGAGCCGGTGATATCAGCCAGCTTCTGAGCGCCCCCTAGTGCTGCCTCCAAGTACTGACACTGCTGTGTGGTGCTGGAGTCCATCCACACTGGGCTGTCTGCCACTGAGAAGCTGCtctgcacacacaacacacacacacccacacaactcCAGAAACACATAACtgtacacatacaaatacaactgtacacacactcacacacataactCTACACTTACACACCACAtagaccacagacagacagacagacagacagacagacagacagacagacagacagacagacagacagacagacagatagacagatagacagatagacagacagaagtCTACCTGCAGCAGCTGATGCAGACTCTTTCCAGGCTTCATCTGTCTCAGGGCCTGGctggctcctctcctccagtacACACTGCCATGttgctgcacacgcacacacacacacacacacacacacacacacacagggacattaaAGGGATGTCAAATGGCCGTCCTGGGGGAAGGGGCCGCACATACAGGTCTACCTCCCACACTGACCTGACCACTCCCAGAGAGGGCCTTCACACGGGAGAAGTGGAATCCAGAGATTCTCATCTTCTCCAGAAGCAGGTCCAGGGCCTgggacagcagagcagcaggacaCACAGTAAATAGGTGATATCCCAAAGTTAATATTTTACCAACTCATACCTCGATTTTAGGTCTGAGATACTGTttgtgaggagaggagccctGAGGTAACAGGTGAAAGGTCATGACAGATGAAGCGTCCAAGAGATTGGAGGGCAACTTTATGGAAGACACGACCCTACCTTCACCCACATGAGGACTGGGGAAGTGACGGTCAGTCTGTCAGCCTGGACATGGACTCCTCCTTGGGtcctggaagagagaggggcagaaaggAGGTTATGAAACAATATGTCAACATCAATTTAAAACTGCAGCAAGTTAGTCATTACCTGAACTCGGGCAGCTCACTGTCAAACTGCACATTGTTCTGGTACACCACATTCAGCCCTCCGTCAATGGCCACAACCTTGAGCTGCAGACAGTCACACCATAGGGGTTAGCAACCTAAAATGAATGATGTCTGTTTATTTAGTTTACAAGACACACAACAACTATCTGGTTTGTTTGGGCTGTGTGCtgaatatggggggggggggggggggggggggggggttggaaaaGTTGAAGCCGTAAAAAAACGTTAATGAAAACACCCCTTGTACTACGGAGTGTCACTGCTGAAATTCACGTAGTGTAAACCCAGCAAATGAATACAGCTAGACTCATAGCTGATTTTTAGTCAGACTCCTCTCGTACTTTTTCCGCATGCTCTGCACATTTTCGACTTGGTGCTTGTGAAGTGGCCTATTTGACCAACATCAACCCAGCAGGTGAACAGCAGTGTGCACCTACCTGTTGAGTGCTGAAGTCAAATCCCAGGTACAGAGAATCCGAATTATGTGCCATGGCAGACACCGATGAAAACAGTGAACTAATCCGCGATGATTTCCCCACGGGACGTGATGGGTTAAAGTTTTAAAGAGACCGTAGCTTGAAAAGCAGACTAGACTAGACtgctgacagagaaagagagagagaacgcgagaaagagagggagaaagatagagagagactgtcagtctgtctgagagagagattacAGGCCTCTTGGCAGCAACAGGAAACCCGTGGAACAATTCATGGAAATGAAGGAATCCCATGGATTTGCCGATTTACACTTCCATACAAAACAGTCTGATTCATCAGATAACATTTTCATAAGGACTTTAAGACcacttgttgtaaaattacaatgtcacctttagctctttaattgctcatttcttttttttgaaagaccaaATGTATCCAATAGCATTGCAAGGCAAGACAATAGGACCCATTGGTAAATGTAGTCGTtccaaaaaaatcttatttgctAATGTATTTTTTTGGAGCGCTAAAGGTGATGTTGAAATTATAGGgttgggtcttacagggttaaaagTGCAATAAGT
This genomic stretch from Hypomesus transpacificus isolate Combined female chromosome 8, fHypTra1, whole genome shotgun sequence harbors:
- the xylb gene encoding xylulose kinase isoform X2; protein product: MWVKALDLLLEKMRISGFHFSRVKALSGSGQQHGSVYWRRGASQALRQMKPGKSLHQLLQSSFSVADSPVWMDSSTTQQCQYLEAALGGAQKLADITGSRAYERFTGNQIAKIHKTKTDQYMATERISLVSSFAASLFLGAYAAIDYSDGSGMNLMDITTRTWAPRCLEAVAPGLHDLLGDPQSSTAVLGSVSSYYVSRYGFTQDCRVVAFTGDNPGSLAGMRLKEGDVAVSLGTSDTVFLWITEPHPTIEGHIFCNPTDCRAYMALICFKNGSLTRERIRNECAGGSWEAFSSALQSSPPGNHGNIGIYFDTMEITPSAMGVHRLDKDGNEALGFPPQTEIRALLEGQFLAKRLHAERLGYRIIPGTRVLATGGASSNQDILQVLSDVFSAPVYTIDVANSSCLGSAYRALHGLVADQGVSFSDVVQKAPEPKLAVTPTPGSQEVFQLLLKRYAELEKKILQTL
- the xylb gene encoding xylulose kinase isoform X3, encoding MDSSTTQQCQYLEAALGGAQKLADITGSRAYERFTGNQIAKIHKTKTDQYMATERISLVSSFAASLFLGAYAAIDYSDGSGMNLMDITTRTWAPRCLEAVAPGLHDLLGDPQSSTAVLGSVSSYYVSRYGFTQDCRVVAFTGDNPGSLAGMRLKEGDVAVSLGTSDTVFLWITEPHPTIEGHIFCNPTDCRAYMALICFKNGSLTRERIRNECAGGSWEAFSSALQSSPPGNHGNIGIYFDTMEITPSAMGVHRLDKDGNEALGFPPQTEIRALLEGQFLAKRLHAERLGYRIIPGTRVLATGGASSNQDILQVLSDVFSAPVYTIDVANSSCLGSAYRALHGLVADQGVSFSDVVQKAPEPKLAVTPTPGSQEVFQLLLKRYAELEKKILQTL
- the xylb gene encoding xylulose kinase isoform X1 — translated: MAHNSDSLYLGFDFSTQQLKVVAIDGGLNVVYQNNVQFDSELPEFRTQGGVHVQADRLTVTSPVLMWVKALDLLLEKMRISGFHFSRVKALSGSGQQHGSVYWRRGASQALRQMKPGKSLHQLLQSSFSVADSPVWMDSSTTQQCQYLEAALGGAQKLADITGSRAYERFTGNQIAKIHKTKTDQYMATERISLVSSFAASLFLGAYAAIDYSDGSGMNLMDITTRTWAPRCLEAVAPGLHDLLGDPQSSTAVLGSVSSYYVSRYGFTQDCRVVAFTGDNPGSLAGMRLKEGDVAVSLGTSDTVFLWITEPHPTIEGHIFCNPTDCRAYMALICFKNGSLTRERIRNECAGGSWEAFSSALQSSPPGNHGNIGIYFDTMEITPSAMGVHRLDKDGNEALGFPPQTEIRALLEGQFLAKRLHAERLGYRIIPGTRVLATGGASSNQDILQVLSDVFSAPVYTIDVANSSCLGSAYRALHGLVADQGVSFSDVVQKAPEPKLAVTPTPGSQEVFQLLLKRYAELEKKILQTL